In Candidatus Roseilinea sp., one DNA window encodes the following:
- a CDS encoding malate synthase, whose amino-acid sequence MTPIIVAPAGVEIRPGGEMPPDFGDVLTADALAFVAKLHRTFNPCRKELLAARAERQARLDAGALPDFLPETRHIREGDWQVAPIPAPLQKRHVEITGPTDRKMVINALNSGADMFMADFEDANSPTFANMVQGHLNLRDAIERTIAFDSPDGRHYKLNDTVATLLVRPRGWHLVEKHVWVDAGGPGGSEPISASLFDFGLYFFHNARRLLDKGYGPYFYLPKLESHLEARLWNDVFNAAQDALGLPRGTIKATVLIETILAAFEMEEILYELREHIAGLNAGRWDYIFSIIKKFRKHDVLLPDRAQVTMTVPFMRAYTELLVRTCHKRGAHAIGGMAAFIPSRKDPEVNAVALAKVHEDKLRESNDGFDGTWVAHPDLVPVAKAVFDEKLGDKPHQKERLREDVQVTGAQLIDFRVPGGTITEAGVRNNISVAIQYIEAWLRGNGAVAIFNLMEDAATAEIARAQLWQWIHSPRGVLNDGRKVTLKMYRQFADEEMDKIRAAWGDANYARSRIAEAREIVDTLVASPECIEFLTLRAYERLV is encoded by the coding sequence ATGACCCCAATCATCGTTGCACCTGCCGGCGTCGAAATCCGTCCCGGCGGGGAGATGCCGCCCGACTTCGGCGACGTGCTGACCGCGGACGCGCTGGCCTTCGTCGCCAAGCTGCACCGCACCTTCAACCCGTGCCGCAAAGAACTGCTCGCTGCGCGCGCCGAGCGCCAGGCGCGCCTCGACGCCGGCGCGTTGCCCGACTTCCTGCCCGAGACCAGACACATCCGCGAGGGCGATTGGCAGGTCGCGCCGATCCCCGCGCCGCTGCAAAAGCGCCACGTCGAGATCACCGGCCCAACCGACCGCAAGATGGTGATCAACGCGCTCAACTCCGGCGCCGACATGTTCATGGCCGACTTCGAGGACGCCAACTCGCCCACCTTCGCCAACATGGTGCAGGGCCACCTCAACCTGCGCGACGCCATCGAGCGCACGATCGCCTTCGACAGCCCCGACGGCCGGCATTACAAGCTCAACGACACCGTCGCCACGCTGCTGGTGCGCCCACGCGGCTGGCACCTGGTCGAGAAGCATGTGTGGGTGGATGCCGGAGGTCCGGGTGGGAGCGAGCCGATCAGCGCGTCGTTGTTCGACTTCGGCCTGTACTTCTTCCACAACGCCCGCCGGCTGCTGGACAAGGGCTACGGCCCCTACTTCTACCTGCCCAAGCTGGAGAGCCATCTGGAGGCGCGGCTGTGGAACGACGTCTTCAACGCCGCGCAGGACGCGCTCGGCTTGCCGCGCGGGACGATCAAAGCCACCGTGCTGATCGAGACCATCCTCGCTGCGTTCGAGATGGAGGAGATTTTGTACGAGCTGCGCGAGCACATCGCCGGGCTGAACGCCGGCCGGTGGGACTACATCTTCAGCATCATCAAGAAGTTCCGCAAGCACGATGTCCTCTTGCCCGACCGCGCCCAGGTGACGATGACGGTGCCGTTCATGCGCGCCTACACCGAGCTGCTAGTGCGCACGTGCCACAAGCGCGGCGCGCACGCCATCGGCGGCATGGCCGCCTTCATCCCCAGCCGCAAAGACCCGGAGGTGAACGCGGTGGCGCTGGCGAAGGTGCACGAGGACAAGCTGCGCGAGAGCAACGACGGCTTCGACGGCACGTGGGTGGCGCACCCCGACCTCGTTCCGGTGGCGAAGGCAGTGTTCGACGAAAAGCTGGGCGACAAGCCGCATCAGAAAGAGCGCCTGCGCGAAGACGTGCAGGTGACCGGCGCGCAGTTGATTGACTTTCGCGTGCCGGGCGGGACGATCACCGAGGCCGGCGTGCGCAACAACATCAGCGTGGCGATTCAATACATCGAGGCGTGGCTGCGCGGCAACGGCGCGGTAGCCATCTTCAACCTGATGGAGGACGCCGCCACAGCCGAGATCGCCCGCGCGCAACTGTGGCAGTGGATCCACAGCCCGCGCGGCGTCTTGAACGACGGTCGCAAGGTCACGCTGAAAATGTACAGGCAGTTCGCCGATGAGGAGATGGACAAGATCCGCGCGGCCTGGGGCGATGCCAACTACGCGCGCAGCCGGATCGCCGAAGCGCGCGAGATCGTGGACACGCTGGTCGCTTCGCCGGAGTGCATCGAGTTCCTGACGCTGCGGGCGTATGAACGGCTGGTGTAA
- a CDS encoding endonuclease → MKQPAVYILASRRNGTLYIGVTSNLRQRVWEHKNDSVEGFTRKYGVHMLVYYELHASMVDAIRREKQLKKWNRAWKLKLIEAQNPDWRDLYDDIV, encoded by the coding sequence ATGAAACAGCCCGCCGTCTACATCCTCGCCAGCCGGCGCAACGGCACGTTGTATATCGGCGTCACGAGCAATCTCCGCCAACGCGTCTGGGAGCACAAGAACGATTCAGTCGAAGGGTTCACCAGGAAGTATGGCGTGCACATGCTCGTCTATTACGAGCTGCACGCCAGCATGGTTGACGCCATCAGGCGCGAGAAACAGTTGAAGAAATGGAATCGCGCGTGGAAGTTGAAACTGATCGAGGCGCAGAACCCGGATTGGCGAGACCTGTATGACGATATCGTCTAG
- a CDS encoding oxidoreductase: MDYRPLGRTGVKVSVLCLGCMMFGGKTSPEDAYAIIDRAIDAGINFLDTANVYTRGRSEEVVGEALKRNGKRDRVVLATKVHGVMADDDPNMSGNSRRHIIQQCEASLRRLQTDWIDLYQIHRPQSSIPIDETLRALDDLIRAGKVRYIGTSTFAAWQLMESLMVARELGLNRFVCEQPPYNLLDRRIERELIPFAQTYGFGLIPWSPLAGGLLTGKYDRNAPPPEGTRFFDYKDNPILFRRWNEASLAAVDVYKAYVQERGGCTLSQFALAWCAGQPGVTSPIIGPRTMEQLEDNLKALDVKITDDDRARVDAIVPKGGMVAPYYEADFGPHPFRV; the protein is encoded by the coding sequence ATGGACTACCGCCCTCTCGGACGAACCGGTGTAAAAGTGAGCGTCTTGTGCCTGGGCTGCATGATGTTCGGCGGCAAGACCTCGCCCGAAGATGCTTACGCCATTATTGACCGCGCAATTGATGCCGGCATCAACTTCCTCGACACGGCCAACGTGTATACCCGTGGTCGCAGCGAGGAAGTCGTCGGCGAGGCGCTCAAGCGCAACGGCAAACGCGATCGCGTCGTGCTGGCCACCAAGGTGCACGGCGTGATGGCCGACGACGACCCGAACATGAGCGGCAACAGCCGCCGGCACATCATCCAGCAGTGCGAGGCCAGCCTGCGCCGGCTGCAGACCGACTGGATTGACTTGTACCAGATTCACCGGCCGCAGTCATCCATCCCGATTGACGAGACGCTGCGCGCGCTCGACGACCTGATCCGCGCCGGAAAGGTGCGCTATATCGGCACGAGCACCTTCGCCGCGTGGCAATTGATGGAGTCGCTGATGGTCGCGCGCGAGCTGGGGCTGAACCGCTTCGTGTGCGAGCAACCGCCCTATAACCTGCTCGACCGGCGCATCGAGCGCGAGCTGATCCCCTTTGCGCAGACCTATGGCTTTGGCCTGATCCCATGGTCGCCGCTGGCCGGTGGCCTGCTCACCGGCAAGTACGACCGCAACGCGCCGCCGCCGGAAGGCACGCGCTTCTTCGACTACAAGGACAACCCGATCCTGTTCCGGCGCTGGAACGAGGCATCGCTTGCCGCTGTGGATGTTTACAAGGCCTACGTGCAGGAGCGCGGTGGCTGCACGCTCTCGCAATTCGCGCTGGCGTGGTGCGCCGGCCAGCCCGGCGTCACGTCGCCCATCATCGGCCCGCGCACGATGGAACAGCTCGAGGACAACCTCAAGGCGCTCGACGTGAAGATCACCGACGACGATCGCGCCAGGGTGGACGCGATTGTGCCGAAGGGCGGCATGGTCGCGCCATATTACGAAGCCGACTTCGGGCCGCACCCGTTTCGGGTGTAA
- a CDS encoding O-acetylhomoserine aminocarboxypropyltransferase, with product MSDHQFHFDTLTLHAGTRPDPTTNARAVPIYQTTSYQFRDTDHAANLFGLKEFGNIYTRIMNPTNDVVEQRLAALEGGVGALVTASGQAAETFAILNLAQAGDHIVSSASLYGGTYNLFHYTLPKLGIEVTFVDPSDPENFRRAIKPNTKAIYGESVGNPKLDIFPLEEVAAIAHENSLPLIIDNTTPTPYLLRPIEWGADIVVHSTTKYIGGHGLSIGGAIVDAGKFDWSKSWRHDAYFNKPDPSYHGLVYSQLGAPAYILKARLTLLRDIGAPQAPFNSFLNIIGLETLHVRMDRHIQNANAVAEWLSKSPHVSWVIHPSLPSHPQYEKIKRMAPKGLTALVGFGIKGGREAGRQFINNLKLFSHLANIGDAKSLAIHPATTTHSQLTPEEQLATGVTDDFVRLSIGLEDIRDILWDLEQALEAAVAVVSNGHRV from the coding sequence ATGTCCGACCATCAGTTTCACTTCGACACGCTGACCCTGCACGCAGGCACCCGGCCTGACCCGACGACGAACGCGCGCGCGGTGCCGATCTACCAAACCACGTCGTACCAGTTCCGCGACACCGACCATGCCGCCAACCTATTCGGGCTGAAGGAATTTGGCAACATCTACACCCGCATCATGAACCCGACCAACGACGTCGTTGAGCAGCGCTTGGCCGCGCTCGAGGGCGGCGTTGGCGCGTTGGTGACGGCGTCCGGCCAGGCGGCGGAGACGTTCGCCATCCTCAACCTCGCCCAGGCCGGGGATCACATCGTCAGCTCGGCGTCGCTCTACGGCGGCACGTATAACTTGTTCCACTACACGCTGCCCAAGCTGGGCATCGAGGTGACGTTCGTAGATCCGAGCGATCCGGAGAACTTCCGCCGAGCGATCAAGCCGAACACCAAGGCAATCTACGGTGAATCGGTCGGCAACCCCAAGCTGGATATCTTCCCGTTGGAGGAAGTAGCTGCCATCGCGCACGAGAACAGCCTGCCGCTGATCATTGACAACACCACGCCAACGCCCTACCTGCTGCGGCCGATCGAGTGGGGCGCAGATATCGTGGTGCACTCGACGACCAAATACATCGGCGGCCACGGCTTGAGCATCGGCGGCGCGATCGTGGACGCCGGCAAGTTCGACTGGAGCAAGAGCTGGCGCCACGACGCCTACTTCAACAAGCCCGACCCGAGCTACCACGGCCTGGTGTATTCGCAACTCGGCGCGCCGGCCTACATCCTCAAAGCGCGCCTGACGCTGTTGCGCGACATCGGCGCGCCGCAAGCGCCGTTCAACTCTTTCCTGAACATCATCGGCTTGGAGACGTTGCACGTGCGCATGGATCGCCACATCCAGAACGCCAACGCCGTGGCCGAGTGGTTGTCGAAGAGCCCGCACGTCTCATGGGTGATCCATCCCAGCTTACCCAGCCACCCGCAGTACGAGAAGATCAAGCGCATGGCGCCCAAGGGGCTGACCGCGTTGGTGGGCTTCGGCATCAAGGGCGGGCGCGAGGCCGGCCGGCAGTTCATCAACAACCTCAAGCTGTTCTCGCATCTGGCGAACATCGGCGACGCCAAGTCATTGGCGATCCATCCGGCTACCACCACGCACTCGCAACTGACGCCCGAGGAGCAACTGGCCACCGGCGTGACCGACGACTTCGTGCGCCTGAGCATCGGCTTGGAGGACATCCGCGACATCCTCTGGGACCTGGAGCAGGCGCTGGAAGCAGCGGTGGCCGTGGTCAGCAACGGGCACAGAGTCTAG
- the metX gene encoding homoserine O-acetyltransferase, giving the protein MIVQTQYFHYDGEIKLQSGATLGPITLAYETYGQLNEDRSNAILICHAWSGDAHVAGRHSPNDPKPGWWDDAVGPGKAFDTDKYFVVCSNVIGGCGGSTGPSSINPKTGRPYGLSFPIVTIADMVEAQRLLTDHLGIERWLTVTGGSMGGMQALQWTVSYPARVRSAIVLAATARLSPQTIALNEVPRQAIYADPNWNNGDYYGRTPPNAGLAVARMIGHITFLSDASMREKFGRRLRNGSEGYGWRFDPEFEVESYLNYRGHSFTKRFDANSFLYLSKAMDYFDLSYGLPSLADAFRKVTAKFLVVSYTSDWLYPSWQSKELVRALLQNDIDVTYVEIDSNYGHDAFLLEVDRLAELTRDFLRRVETTH; this is encoded by the coding sequence ATGATCGTCCAGACGCAATACTTTCACTACGACGGCGAGATCAAGCTGCAAAGCGGCGCGACGCTCGGCCCGATCACGCTGGCGTATGAAACGTATGGCCAGTTGAATGAGGATCGCAGCAACGCGATCCTCATCTGCCATGCCTGGAGCGGCGATGCGCACGTGGCCGGCCGGCACTCGCCCAACGACCCCAAGCCTGGCTGGTGGGACGACGCCGTTGGGCCAGGCAAGGCATTCGACACCGACAAGTACTTCGTCGTCTGCTCGAATGTAATCGGCGGATGTGGCGGCAGCACCGGCCCGTCATCCATCAACCCGAAGACCGGCCGGCCCTACGGGTTGAGCTTCCCCATCGTCACCATCGCCGACATGGTGGAGGCGCAGCGCCTGCTGACCGATCATTTGGGCATCGAGCGCTGGCTGACCGTGACCGGTGGCAGCATGGGCGGCATGCAAGCGCTGCAGTGGACGGTCTCGTATCCGGCGCGTGTGCGCAGCGCGATCGTGCTGGCAGCGACGGCGCGCCTTTCGCCACAAACCATCGCCCTCAACGAAGTGCCGCGCCAAGCCATCTATGCCGACCCGAACTGGAACAACGGGGACTATTACGGCAGGACGCCACCCAACGCCGGCCTGGCGGTGGCGCGCATGATCGGCCACATCACCTTTCTCAGCGACGCTTCGATGCGCGAGAAGTTCGGCCGACGCTTGCGCAACGGCAGCGAAGGTTACGGCTGGCGCTTCGACCCGGAGTTCGAAGTAGAGAGCTACCTGAACTATCGCGGCCACTCGTTCACCAAGCGCTTCGACGCCAATTCGTTCCTCTACCTGAGCAAGGCGATGGATTACTTCGACCTGTCGTACGGCCTACCGTCGCTGGCCGATGCCTTCCGCAAGGTGACGGCCAAGTTCCTGGTGGTGAGCTACACCTCGGATTGGCTGTATCCGTCGTGGCAATCGAAGGAATTGGTGCGCGCGCTGCTGCAGAACGACATTGACGTGACCTATGTCGAAATAGATAGCAACTACGGCCATGATGCGTTTTTGCTAGAAGTGGATAGACTTGCGGAGTTGACGCGCGATTTCTTGAGGCGCGTCGAGACGACACACTGA
- a CDS encoding cyclase, whose product MCVPQCQKKIAETLDRRSFLKAAGGAAAVASAAFLATPVNAKEELFRPLSVRVNKVIDLTHPLTPDFPTFGGQPQLAIKEIFTIKKDGYNLKEWTINEHTGTHMDAPFHFSDQATADLIAPENLIGPLVVVDIREKAAKDPDALVTEDDLRRWERRWGRIPFGAIVAMNSGWDAYVNTPKFRKADDKKVMHFPGFGIDAIEWLLANRQVKGIMVDTLSLDHGPSQDFAVHFKWLPSNRWGIECTANLGQVPARGATVVVGGPKIAGATGGPSRCFALI is encoded by the coding sequence ATGTGTGTTCCGCAATGTCAAAAGAAGATCGCAGAAACGCTCGACCGCCGCAGCTTCCTGAAAGCGGCCGGAGGCGCAGCCGCCGTCGCCTCGGCAGCATTCCTGGCGACGCCGGTGAACGCCAAGGAGGAACTGTTCCGGCCGCTCTCGGTGCGGGTGAACAAGGTGATTGACCTGACGCACCCGCTCACGCCGGACTTCCCGACGTTCGGCGGCCAACCGCAACTCGCGATCAAAGAGATCTTCACCATCAAGAAGGACGGCTACAACCTGAAGGAGTGGACGATCAACGAGCACACCGGGACGCACATGGATGCGCCCTTCCACTTCTCGGATCAGGCGACGGCCGACCTGATCGCACCGGAGAACCTGATCGGCCCACTGGTCGTGGTGGACATTCGCGAGAAGGCGGCCAAGGATCCGGACGCACTCGTCACCGAGGACGACCTACGCCGCTGGGAGCGCCGCTGGGGACGCATCCCGTTCGGCGCGATCGTGGCGATGAACAGCGGCTGGGACGCCTACGTGAACACGCCCAAGTTCCGCAAAGCCGACGACAAGAAGGTGATGCACTTCCCCGGCTTCGGCATTGACGCCATCGAGTGGCTGCTCGCCAACCGGCAAGTGAAGGGTATCATGGTAGACACGCTGAGCCTGGATCACGGGCCGTCGCAGGATTTCGCCGTGCACTTCAAGTGGCTGCCCAGCAACCGCTGGGGCATCGAATGCACGGCCAACCTCGGCCAGGTGCCGGCGCGCGGCGCGACGGTCGTCGTCGGCGGGCCGAAGATCGCCGGCGCAACGGGTGGCCCAAGCCGGTGCTTCGCCTTGATCTAA
- a CDS encoding methyltransferase yields the protein MTLNGSRPDLDAIIELIPPKSRVLDLGCGDGELLARLIRERQVVARGVELSEVNVRACIARGLSVRQGNIEEGLADYPDGAFDYVILSQTLAYLDHPIPVVNEMLRVGKRAVISFENAGYWRTRWRIFRGQGIGGDLCSGEVRARAITLPQFEAFAACMQAKIELVRLFAGDKPVRAFTNWQTKIAVYVLSRAQAVV from the coding sequence ATGACGCTCAACGGCTCTCGTCCCGACCTCGACGCCATCATCGAACTCATCCCGCCAAAATCCCGCGTGCTCGACCTGGGCTGCGGCGACGGCGAATTGCTGGCGCGACTCATTCGCGAGCGGCAAGTCGTCGCGCGCGGCGTGGAGCTGAGCGAGGTGAACGTGCGGGCCTGCATCGCGCGCGGGCTATCGGTGCGCCAAGGCAACATCGAGGAGGGCCTGGCCGACTATCCCGACGGCGCGTTCGACTATGTGATCCTGAGTCAGACTCTGGCTTATCTGGATCATCCGATCCCGGTGGTGAACGAGATGCTGCGCGTGGGCAAGCGCGCCGTGATTTCGTTCGAGAACGCCGGCTACTGGCGCACGCGCTGGCGCATATTTCGCGGCCAGGGCATCGGCGGCGACCTGTGCTCCGGCGAGGTGCGCGCCCGAGCGATCACGCTACCGCAGTTCGAAGCGTTCGCGGCATGCATGCAGGCAAAGATCGAGTTGGTTAGGCTCTTCGCGGGCGATAAGCCGGTGCGCGCTTTCACGAACTGGCAGACCAAGATCGCTGTATACGTGTTGAGCCGGGCGCAAGCTGTGGTATAG
- a CDS encoding glutathione ABC transporter permease GsiD yields the protein MRRFLRQSRLNSFAAVLSALILFAALFGEALAPHPPRKQNLAQRLQPPSAEHWFGTDDFGRDIFSRVLSGARISVQVAVVVLSVAVTIGTLIGAIAGLLGGWADMALMRLTDVFLAFPALILASAIGAALGNNLTNTMLALSMVYWPWYARLARGQVLALSQREFVQAARALGMSTPSILSRHMLRNILPILLVQISLDVGYVILYTSALSFLGLGAQRPEPEWGLMLNDSRKFVQTAPWTMFYPGLALTLAVLAFNLLGDGLRDYLDPRLRAWRG from the coding sequence ATGAGGCGGTTTTTGCGCCAAAGCCGGCTGAACAGCTTTGCCGCGGTGCTGTCGGCGCTCATCCTGTTCGCTGCGCTGTTCGGAGAAGCGCTGGCACCCCATCCACCGCGCAAGCAGAATCTAGCCCAACGTCTGCAGCCGCCTTCTGCAGAGCACTGGTTCGGCACCGATGACTTCGGCCGGGACATCTTCAGCCGCGTGCTGAGCGGTGCGCGCATCTCGGTCCAGGTCGCGGTGGTGGTGTTGAGCGTTGCCGTGACGATCGGCACGCTCATCGGCGCGATTGCCGGCCTGCTGGGTGGCTGGGCAGATATGGCGCTCATGCGCTTAACGGATGTGTTCCTCGCCTTTCCGGCCTTGATTTTGGCCTCGGCCATCGGCGCGGCGCTGGGCAACAATCTGACCAATACTATGCTGGCGCTGAGCATGGTGTATTGGCCGTGGTACGCTCGGCTGGCCAGAGGGCAGGTGCTGGCGCTCTCACAACGTGAGTTCGTGCAGGCGGCGCGCGCGCTCGGCATGAGCACCCCGAGCATCCTCAGCCGCCACATGCTGCGCAACATCTTGCCCATCCTGCTGGTGCAGATCAGCCTGGATGTCGGCTACGTCATCCTCTACACCTCGGCGCTGAGTTTCCTCGGCCTGGGTGCCCAACGCCCGGAGCCGGAGTGGGGGCTGATGCTCAACGATAGCCGCAAGTTCGTGCAAACTGCGCCGTGGACGATGTTCTATCCCGGCCTGGCGCTCACGCTGGCCGTACTGGCGTTTAACCTGCTCGGCGACGGATTGCGCGATTATCTCGATCCGCGCCTACGAGCCTGGCGAGGGTAG
- a CDS encoding peptide ABC transporter permease, translated as MIGQFILRRLLGLLAVLAAISIATFVLARVVPKDPARLIAGPRANPQAVEALRERLGLSGSIPEQYARYVAALLQGDLGWSFSTKRPVLQDIQTFLPATAELTLAALLISLMIGLPAGVLSAAWKDSPFDYVGRFLSTLGVSLPPFWVALVGQLVGYYLLSLLPVGGRLSQDVAPPPMVTGLYTVDSLLAGQWATFADALWHLILPAFVLSFGVIAVFLRIMRAGMLEVLQQDYIRAARAKGLTYHAVVVRHAVRNAMIPTLTLLGLQVGLLMSGSFLIESILQWPGLGLYAANALLAADYNATMGVTLVLATIYTVANVAVDIAYGLADPRLRVT; from the coding sequence GTGATCGGCCAGTTCATCCTGCGCCGCCTGCTCGGTCTGTTGGCCGTGCTGGCCGCGATCTCGATCGCAACGTTTGTGCTGGCGCGCGTGGTTCCCAAGGACCCCGCGCGCCTGATTGCCGGGCCGCGCGCGAACCCGCAAGCCGTCGAGGCGCTGCGCGAGCGGCTGGGGCTGAGCGGCTCGATCCCCGAACAGTATGCGCGTTACGTGGCCGCGCTGCTCCAGGGTGACCTCGGATGGTCGTTCAGCACCAAACGGCCGGTGTTGCAGGACATCCAGACCTTTCTACCGGCCACCGCCGAGCTGACCCTTGCCGCGCTGCTGATCAGCCTGATGATCGGCTTGCCGGCCGGCGTGTTGAGCGCTGCATGGAAGGACTCGCCCTTCGACTACGTCGGGCGTTTCTTGTCTACGCTAGGTGTGTCGCTGCCGCCGTTCTGGGTGGCGCTGGTGGGGCAGTTGGTGGGCTACTACCTGCTTTCGTTGTTGCCGGTGGGTGGGCGGCTCAGCCAGGACGTCGCGCCGCCGCCGATGGTGACGGGACTCTACACGGTGGATAGCCTGCTGGCCGGACAGTGGGCAACCTTCGCCGATGCGCTCTGGCATCTGATCTTGCCTGCTTTCGTGCTGAGCTTCGGCGTGATTGCGGTGTTCCTGCGCATCATGCGCGCCGGCATGCTGGAGGTGTTGCAGCAAGACTACATCCGGGCGGCGCGCGCCAAGGGGCTGACGTATCACGCTGTGGTGGTGCGGCATGCCGTGCGCAACGCGATGATCCCCACGTTGACCCTCCTCGGCCTACAGGTCGGCCTGCTCATGAGTGGCTCGTTTCTCATCGAGAGCATTCTGCAGTGGCCGGGCCTAGGGCTATACGCGGCGAATGCGCTCCTGGCCGCCGACTACAACGCCACGATGGGGGTGACGCTGGTTCTGGCGACCATCTACACCGTCGCTAACGTTGCCGTGGACATCGCGTATGGCTTGGCCGATCCACGCTTGAGGGTGACATGA